TCTGCGGGGTGATGTCACGGTGCACGATCGGCGGGGAGGCCCGGTGGGCGACCGCCAGGCCGCGCGTCATCTGCCGCAGGATGTCGACCGCGGTCGGGACGGGAACGAACGTGGTGCCGTACGACGACCAGAAGCTGTGCAGGGTGCCGCCGGCCACATATTCCATGGTGAAGTACGCGTATGTCCCGCCGGCCGTCTCGACGGTGTTGGCCTCGAACACGCGGATCACGTTGGGGTGCCCCATGCCGGACAGCAGCATCGCCTCGCCGAGAGCGTCGCGTACCTGTTCCGCGGACATTCCGACCTGCCGGAAGACCTTCATCGCCTGCCGGCCCAGATACCGGTGCTCGACCCGGTAGACCTCGGCGAAGGCACCCTCGCCCAACAGCCGGTCGACCTTGTAGGTATCCCGGATTACCTGCCCCTCGCGTAACAGGACCATAGGTGAGACCTCCGGCGGCCGAGCTCCAGGTTTTCGTTGTCGCGAGCCGGCTCCGGCCGCCGGACCAGAACCTAGGTGAAAGGCTCCCGGCCGGATAGTTGAGCGCTACACCCCGGCGTCCGGTTGCCGGGACCTCCGGATGTCCCGCTCGGTGATCAGGCGGTTGAGGATCATCCAGCGGGCCAGGTCCTCCCAGTCCGCCAGGCCGGGCTCGTCGCGGTCGCTCAGTTCCCGACGGACGTCCGAGATGACGTTGCGCACGTAGTTCGGGCCGCGGCCCAGCCGCTCGCCGATCTCCTTGTAGGTGGCCGGCCGGGCGTCGGCCCCGGACTTCGTCAGCAGTGGCCGGCACAGCTCGATGATGATGTCGAGCTGCGCCGGGGTGAGCCGGACCGGCCGGCTGAGGGTCGCCCTGCTCTCGGCGAGCGTCTCCTGGCCGAGCGACTTCCGGTCATGGGTGACGGCGGAGGCGTCGACCTGAACGGTGGCGGTCGCCCCGCCGCGGCGGGCCGCGACGATGTCGAACCTGGGGAACGGCAGCGAGGTCATCGCCGCCCCGGGTTCGACGATTCTGTCCTCGCCGGCGGGCGGGCGCAGACAGAATGGTTTCGACCGCGACCTGTTGTACACCAGCACGCAGTCGTCCAGAACCCGCAGCGAGGCCATGTGCCGCGACAGGTAGGTGTCGTCCGGAAGCTTGACGGCGCAGGCGCCGCTGCGCCCCACGGTGATCTCCTCGCCGAGAGCGACCTGCCACTTCCGCCCGCAGTACTCCAGTACGACGACCGGACCCGGCGAGCGGCCCGTACCGTGGCTACCCACCCACCACCCCCTTTTCCACGCTGCCTGCCACACCGCGGCGCAAGCGATCTGATCACCCGAACCGGGCTCATTTTAGGGTGTGTACGCGGTGGTGACCAGATCGGTGGCGGACGGCGCGTGCGTTCCCGTCCGCATCACCGGGATTCCGCGCCGCCGCGGGCCGGCGGCATTCCTGACGGCCCGGGGCCGAAGTCGCTCGAAGCCGACACACGCCGGGATTGCCGGAAGGGCCACCGGGCCGGGACGCACAAGCGGGGCTATCCGTAGTGGTCCGGAATCCCGGGGCGGTCGTTAAGCTGGTTTCATCGTGATGATCAGAATCGTGATGACGCGACGACCGGCGATTCGACCGGGCCACCGGGTCCGCCGGTGATCGTCGATCGGGGGCGGGTGGCCGCGGCGGCGCCCAACTACGTCCTCGGTGAGCAGCTCGGCGCCGGCGCGTTCGGGCTGGTCCTGCGGGCGGAGCACCGGCGAATGCGCCGGCCGGCGGCGATCAAGGTCATGCCGGCCCAGACCGCCGAGGGTGAGCGGATCGACTTCGCCGCCGAGGCACGGCTGCTCGGCGGTCTTGATCATCCACATGTGGTCCGGGTCTACGACTACATCGAGGCCGACGACCTGTGTCTGGTGGTGATGGAGCTCCTCGCCGGGGGCACGCTGACCCGGCAGCGCGCCGGGATGACGCCGGAACAGGCGTGCGCGGTGGGCCTGGCGGTGTCCGCGGCGCTGAGCCACGCCCACGCCCGCAACGTGCTGCACCGCGACGTCAAGGCCGACAACATCCTGTTCGCCGCGGACGGGACCGTGAAGGTCGGCGACTTCGGCATCGCGAAGCTGTTCGAGGGGTCGGCGACCACCGCCAGCAAGGTAGCCGGCACCCCGGTCTACATGGCACCCGAGCAGATCGAGGGCGGCCGGCTGGTCCCGGCCACCGATCTCTACGCGCTGGGCATCGTGCTCTACCGGCTGCTGGCCGGCCGGCCGCCGTTCGACCCGAAGCTGCCGTTGCACATCCTGTGGCGGCGCCAGCTGACCGAGCCCGTCCCGCCCCTGGCCGGGGTGCCCGCCCCGGTCGCGGAGGTGGTGCTGCACGCGCTGGAGAAGGAGCCGGCCGACCGTCAGCCGGACGCCGCCACGTTCGCGCTCGCGCTCGCGCGCGCCGGCGCCGCGGCCTACGGCGGGGGCTGGCTCGCCCGGGCCGGCCTGCCGCTGCACCTCGACGACACCGTCCGCCGCCTCGCCGAGGGTTCACCGGCCGGGGGGTCACCGGGGGCCGGCCGCACCCGGGGCGCCACCGGGGCCGCGATCTCCACGACCGCCCGGGTGGACCCGACGACCGTCCGCACGAGGAGACAGCCCGCGGGTGGGCCGCCGGGTGGCCCCGAATCCGCCGAGGAGCTGTTCGCCCGGCTGCGGCGAACCCACGGCCCCGAGCACCCCGACACCCTGGACGCCGCCAACACCCTCGCCGTACGGCTCAGCGCCCTCGGTGACCACCGGGGCGCCCGCGACCTCGACGAGGACACCCTCACCCGGCGCCGCCAGGTGCTGGGGCCCAGCCATCCGGACACCCTCACCTCGGCCCACAACCTCGCCGTCGACCTGGCCGAGATCGGCGAGCACCCCGCGGCCCGCGAGCTGTACCGGGACACCCTGGCCCGGCGCCGTCAGGCGCTGGGGCCCGACCATCCGGACACCCTCAGCTCGGCGACCGACCTCGGCATCCTGCTCAACGCGTTGGGCGACCACTCCGGCGCCCGCGACCTCGGCGAGGACACCCTGGCTCGGCGGCGCCGCGCGCTGGGCGCCGACCACCCCGACACCCTCGACTCGGCCTACAACCTGGCCGTGCGGCTGAGCGCGCTCGGTGACCACCGGGCCGCCCGCGACCTCGGCGAGGACACCCTCACCCGACGCCGCCGCGTCCTCGGGCCCGAGCACCCGGACACCGTCACGTCCGCCTACAACCTCGCCGTCTACCTGGGCAAACTGGGCCGGTACCGGGAGGCCCGCGCGCTCGGCGAGCAGGTCCTGGCCAGTCGCCGCCGGATCCTCGGGCCCGACCACCCGGACACCCTCGGCACCGCGGAGGCCCTGCAGTGGTGGATCCGCCAGGATCCGGACGGCGCATAGCGCCCCGGGGCCGCGCCGGCCGGCCGGCCCGACAGCGAGCGCCGGCCGGTACCCGCCCCGGCCCCACGATCCGATCGCTGCTGTCACAGCAGATCAATCCACGGTCCACCGCATCCCCGCCCACTCGGCCGGCAGGCGCGAACGGAGCGAGGGAAAAGCCAGGTCAGAGCTGGTTTCCCGGCGATCGGCACGCGACCGGCAGCGAATTTCACCAGGTTCGACCAAATCAATGAAAACACTACAGAACATCTCGACTTGAAAAACCTCGGTGGACGGTCCGATCCCGTCACGACGCGGATTCCGCGGGTCTGGAAACATCCATCCCCGTGCGAGTTTCAGGATTCCGTCGCCGTTCCGTGACCACGAGCGTCTGCGTCGCCGCCCTCCTGTGCGGACTAACCGCGTGTGCCGACTCCGACGACCAGCCGGCCGCGAGCGGCACGGGAGCGGTCTCCGCATCCCGGTACAGCACTCCGCTGAAGGGAATCTGCCCGGATACCGTCGTCGTCCAACAACCATGGTGGCCCGGTGCCGACCAGGGATTCCTCTTCCAGCTTCTCGGGCCGAACCCCACCGTCGACAAGGACTCCAGCCGCATCACCGGCCAGCTCGGCGGAACCGGTGTGACGCTGGAGATCCGGGCCGGCGGCCCGGCGGTCGGCTTCCAGCCGGCGTCGTCGCTCCTCGCCCAGGACGACGACATCCTGCTCGGCGACATCAGCACGGACGAGGCGGTCCAGAACTCGGCCAAGGCCCCGTCGACGGCGGTCTTCTCGGTGTATGAGAAGAACCCGCAGGTCCTGCTGTGGGGAAATCCGGACTGGAACTTCACCAGCGTCGCCGACATCGGTCGGGAAGGCGCGACGGTGCTGGTCTCCACCAGCCAGGTCTCCTACCCGGACGTGTTCGAGCGGGAAGGCCTGCTGAACAAGTCCCAGATCGACACCTCCTACCAGGGAACCCCGGACCGGTTCGTCGCGGCCGACGGTAAGGTCGTGCAGCAGGGGTTCGTGACCTATGAGCCCTACCAGCTCGAACACGATGTCAAGGCCTGGAACAGGCCCGTCAGATATCTGCTTCTCGACAAGGACTACCCGGTCTACCGGTCGCAGCTTTCCATCCGGCCGGACAAGCTCGCCGCCAACCAGGCCTGCCTCAGCGGGCTCGTGCCGCTGTTCCAGCAGGCGCAGCGCGACTACCTCGACGATCCGGCGGCGACCAACCAGCTCCTGCTCAAGGTCCTCGGCTCGCTCAACACCAGCGGGTTCACCCTCTCCCCCGAGCTGCTCGCGAACGCCAACGCCCAGCAGAAGCGCCTCGGCCTGATCGCCGACGGCAGCGACGGCGTCCTGGGCAGCTTCGACACCGCGCGGGTGCAGACTCTGATCGGCCGCCTCACTCCCGTGTTCGAGGCCCAGGGCGACCGGCTGAAGCCCGGCCTGGCCCCGAAGGACCTGGTCACCAACGAGTTCCTCGACCGGTCGATCTCCCTGAAGTAGCCGAACAGCAGCCATCCACCGCACGCAGGGAGCCGCCCCGTGAACAGCCCCGCCGACGACCACCCGCCAGCCACGTTCGACACCAGCAGACCCCAGTCGGCCCGGGTCTGGAACTACTGGCTGGGCGGTAAGGACTACTTCGAGGTCGACAGCGAGTACGGCGACCGCTACGTCGGGCTCTACCCGGACATCGTGGAGATGGCCCGGGCCTCCCGGGCGTTCCTCGGCCGCGCGGTCCGCCACCTGACCGGCGAGGTGGGCCTGCGCCAGTTCCTCGACATCGGCACCGGCCTGCCGGTCAGCGGGAACACCCACGAGGTCGCGCAGTCGGTCGACCCGCGGTCCCGCGTCGTCTACGTCGACAACGACCCGCTGGTGCTGGCGCACGCCCGCGCCCTGCTGACCGGCAGCCCCGAAGGGGCCACCGCCTACCTCGACGCCGACGTGCACGACCCCGGGACGATCCTGGCCGGCGCGGCCGGGACCCTGGACCTCAGCCGCCCGGTCGGGGTCATCCTCATGGGGATCATGGGCAACGTGGCCGACCTCGACGAGGCGTACGCGATCGTGCGGCGGCTTCTCGACGCCGTTCCGTCGGGGAGCCACCTGGTGCTCGCGGACGGGGCCATCGCCGACGGGCGGGTGCACGCCCTCAGCGAGGGATCCGGCGGGCACGGCTACTACAACCGGACGGCCGAGGAGATCGCCCGGTACTTCGACGGGCTCGAACTGCTCGAACCCGGCCTGATCTCGACCCCCTTGTGGCGCCCCGACCCGGGCACCACCCCCACCACACTGGACTCGTTCTGCGGTGTCGCACGCAAGGCGTGAGCGCCCCAGGGATGAGTGCCCCAGGGAAAGGAAGAGATCCTCGGACGATGATCACACACGGGGGACGGGATGGTAGACCAGCGGAACCGCGGGCCGGTCGCGCTGCGGATCCTGCTCGGCGGCCAGCTGCGCCGGTTCCGGGAGAAACAGGAGATCACCCGCGAGGCGGCCGGGTACGCGATCCGGAGCTCTGACTCGAAGATCAGCCGCCTGGAGCTGGGACGGGTCGCGTTCAAGATCCGCGACATCGAGGACCTGCTGACCCTCTACGGGGTGACCGACGAGGCCGTGCGCGCCCCGCTGCTCGCCCTGGCCCGGGAGGCCAACCAGCCCGGCTGGTGGCGTGCCTACGCCGCCGTCCTGCCGGACTGGTCCGAGCTGTACCTCGGCCTGGAGACCGCCGCGACGCGGATCCGGGCCTACGAGGCCCAGTTCATCCCGGATCTGCTCCAGACCGAGGACTACGCCCGCGCCGCCATCGGCCTGAACAGCAGCCAGGTCGCGGGCCCGCGCGGGGA
The Parafrankia discariae DNA segment above includes these coding regions:
- a CDS encoding helix-turn-helix domain-containing protein yields the protein MVDQRNRGPVALRILLGGQLRRFREKQEITREAAGYAIRSSDSKISRLELGRVAFKIRDIEDLLTLYGVTDEAVRAPLLALAREANQPGWWRAYAAVLPDWSELYLGLETAATRIRAYEAQFIPDLLQTEDYARAAIGLNSSQVAGPRGELERRVSLRMRRQEILTHPEDPATLWVVLDEAALRRPIGGPRVTRAQLKHLLAVSEQPNIIIQVMPFAFGGHAAEGGTFSILRFAEPELSDIVHCRYLSGAVYLDKPADVLRYSEVMGRMIIDSTQPGEFADFLRRILAEE
- a CDS encoding SAM-dependent methyltransferase, whose product is MNSPADDHPPATFDTSRPQSARVWNYWLGGKDYFEVDSEYGDRYVGLYPDIVEMARASRAFLGRAVRHLTGEVGLRQFLDIGTGLPVSGNTHEVAQSVDPRSRVVYVDNDPLVLAHARALLTGSPEGATAYLDADVHDPGTILAGAAGTLDLSRPVGVILMGIMGNVADLDEAYAIVRRLLDAVPSGSHLVLADGAIADGRVHALSEGSGGHGYYNRTAEEIARYFDGLELLEPGLISTPLWRPDPGTTPTTLDSFCGVARKA
- a CDS encoding helix-turn-helix domain-containing protein, with product MGSHGTGRSPGPVVVLEYCGRKWQVALGEEITVGRSGACAVKLPDDTYLSRHMASLRVLDDCVLVYNRSRSKPFCLRPPAGEDRIVEPGAAMTSLPFPRFDIVAARRGGATATVQVDASAVTHDRKSLGQETLAESRATLSRPVRLTPAQLDIIIELCRPLLTKSGADARPATYKEIGERLGRGPNYVRNVISDVRRELSDRDEPGLADWEDLARWMILNRLITERDIRRSRQPDAGV
- a CDS encoding serine/threonine-protein kinase, with translation MIVDRGRVAAAAPNYVLGEQLGAGAFGLVLRAEHRRMRRPAAIKVMPAQTAEGERIDFAAEARLLGGLDHPHVVRVYDYIEADDLCLVVMELLAGGTLTRQRAGMTPEQACAVGLAVSAALSHAHARNVLHRDVKADNILFAADGTVKVGDFGIAKLFEGSATTASKVAGTPVYMAPEQIEGGRLVPATDLYALGIVLYRLLAGRPPFDPKLPLHILWRRQLTEPVPPLAGVPAPVAEVVLHALEKEPADRQPDAATFALALARAGAAAYGGGWLARAGLPLHLDDTVRRLAEGSPAGGSPGAGRTRGATGAAISTTARVDPTTVRTRRQPAGGPPGGPESAEELFARLRRTHGPEHPDTLDAANTLAVRLSALGDHRGARDLDEDTLTRRRQVLGPSHPDTLTSAHNLAVDLAEIGEHPAARELYRDTLARRRQALGPDHPDTLSSATDLGILLNALGDHSGARDLGEDTLARRRRALGADHPDTLDSAYNLAVRLSALGDHRAARDLGEDTLTRRRRVLGPEHPDTVTSAYNLAVYLGKLGRYREARALGEQVLASRRRILGPDHPDTLGTAEALQWWIRQDPDGA